The following coding sequences lie in one Kamptonema formosum PCC 6407 genomic window:
- a CDS encoding DUF6825 family protein, which produces MSKPPVHAFFVGRAVAEALYEQLESVLTSALSELGKFDAEQRERLRQFYESVEERANREAQAAIQARETTAIVQIDSQPASDLQATIDELRAEVALVRSELQRYRSRLQ; this is translated from the coding sequence ATGAGTAAACCCCCAGTTCATGCCTTTTTTGTCGGCAGAGCAGTTGCCGAAGCACTCTACGAGCAGCTTGAGAGTGTACTAACCAGCGCTCTCTCCGAACTTGGTAAATTTGATGCCGAGCAGCGGGAGCGCTTGCGGCAGTTCTATGAATCAGTCGAGGAACGAGCCAACAGAGAAGCCCAAGCAGCGATACAAGCACGGGAGACGACTGCAATCGTGCAGATAGACTCTCAACCTGCATCCGACCTACAAGCGACTATTGACGAGCTGCGAGCAGAAGTTGCCCTAGTTAGGTCTGAACTGCAACGCTACCGTAGCCGTTTGCAGTAA
- a CDS encoding sensor domain-containing diguanylate cyclase: MVSNHQFSQLNDIADGNFYLAQRSQLQEPQTQRKPLLASDIYQNVVELQTELVSRFLIDGTLTFVNRAYCRYFGKTRRELIGTNFLLLIPEVEREEVKQQFLSLTPSNPVKTYECTSNGDNGEVNCQQWTIQAIFDPLMRSVEFQSVGRHISEQGLTERRIELKHLSEDIERKSYELKQIKEELRNIYSVLAVIAKDITERKQIEENLQEKTQQLQAILETIGEGITLSDTEGCFEIFNPMMEKITGYTTAEANSSNDFIRLLHPEEAEYREAWQRLKEVREEGKISEIKTTILTKNKIRKNLLISTSLVRCKNREMFLTAYRDISENQQIESALWSNEEPFRHFLENAPIGMIICDRKSHIISVNTIVCKMLGYTESEMLSLNITDINQPESQEKNLLLKEQDLLRKLPLYQLEKCFIKKNKEAIWVNVVVKLIRDLQGETLYGFGIVEDITDRKLLEAIIQESEDRFHAIFEQSAVGMSALTLDDKFFRINQKFCDIVGYTHIEMLSLTFQDITHPDDIATDIIDKQCLLGGEISNYSIEKRCLSKNGMLVWGKMSLSAVRDRTGKPQYLIVAFEDISDRKQAEAALQESEAKYRALMNDAGDAIMLADMQGNILEANKNAEELLGYKKEELVKMHASQIHPLPERKRVMTEFMKSIKKGVAWLPNTLVLQKEGQTVWVDINSRVVEWGGSGKVVQTIFRDITYRVQLENTLKQQAERERLVRGIAQNIRESLNLEEILNTTVNKVREFLQTERVIIHRFKTGESGQIVAESIADGWGSSLDWAIGHPWITENQLSNSPQLRQICAIEDIYTSGLEQSHIELLETFEIRAMLVMPILTGEYPSLLWGLLIAHQCSGVRKWEQLEINLLQELAMQLALGIQQSQLYQQLKEANVELHQLATVDCLTQIANRRRFDEYLHQEWWRLSHEQKPLSLILCDIDFFKLYNDACGHQAGDRCLKQVAAAIRAVLKHSADLVARYGGEEFAIILPNTDAITALSIAETIRSTIKDMRIVHRGLAPDRYITLSLGTTTVVPGPKISPERLISAADRALYSAKEQGRDRVGTIEC, from the coding sequence ATGGTTTCTAATCACCAATTTAGTCAACTTAACGATATAGCAGATGGGAATTTTTATCTCGCGCAGCGATCGCAGCTACAAGAGCCACAGACTCAGCGAAAACCGCTGCTAGCTAGCGATATCTACCAAAATGTCGTAGAACTGCAAACAGAGCTAGTTTCTCGGTTTTTAATCGATGGTACTCTCACATTTGTGAATAGAGCTTACTGCCGTTATTTTGGCAAAACGCGCCGGGAATTAATCGGTACAAATTTTTTACTGTTAATTCCCGAGGTAGAAAGGGAAGAAGTAAAACAGCAATTCCTCTCCCTAACTCCCAGTAATCCTGTCAAAACTTATGAATGCACTAGCAATGGTGATAATGGAGAAGTTAATTGTCAGCAGTGGACTATTCAAGCAATTTTCGATCCGCTGATGCGCTCGGTCGAATTCCAGTCTGTGGGTCGCCACATTTCAGAACAGGGATTAACAGAGCGTAGAATAGAGTTAAAGCACCTCTCGGAAGATATAGAAAGGAAGTCTTATGAACTCAAGCAGATCAAAGAAGAACTGCGAAATATTTATAGCGTTTTAGCTGTAATTGCTAAGGATATTACAGAACGAAAACAAATAGAGGAAAACCTACAAGAAAAGACTCAGCAATTGCAAGCGATTCTGGAAACAATCGGAGAAGGAATTACCCTTAGCGATACAGAAGGATGCTTTGAAATTTTTAATCCCATGATGGAAAAAATCACAGGCTATACTACTGCTGAGGCTAATAGTAGCAATGATTTTATCAGGTTGCTGCATCCTGAAGAAGCAGAATATAGGGAAGCGTGGCAGCGGCTTAAGGAAGTTAGGGAAGAAGGTAAAATCTCGGAAATTAAAACTACTATTCTTACTAAGAACAAAATCAGAAAAAACCTACTAATATCTACGTCACTTGTGCGTTGTAAAAACAGAGAGATGTTTTTAACTGCCTATCGAGATATCAGCGAAAATCAGCAAATTGAGTCGGCGCTTTGGTCAAATGAAGAGCCTTTTCGCCACTTTTTAGAAAATGCTCCTATTGGCATGATTATTTGCGATCGTAAATCTCACATTATCAGTGTCAATACAATAGTATGTAAGATGCTAGGTTATACCGAATCTGAAATGTTGTCTCTGAATATTACAGATATTAATCAGCCAGAATCACAAGAAAAAAATCTGCTCTTGAAGGAGCAAGATTTGCTAAGAAAATTGCCACTTTATCAACTAGAGAAATGCTTTATCAAGAAAAACAAAGAAGCTATTTGGGTAAATGTAGTAGTCAAATTAATTCGCGATCTACAAGGAGAAACTCTTTATGGTTTTGGCATTGTTGAAGATATCACCGATCGCAAATTGCTAGAAGCAATTATTCAAGAGAGTGAAGACAGATTTCATGCTATTTTTGAGCAATCTGCTGTCGGTATGAGTGCCTTGACACTAGATGATAAATTTTTCCGAATCAATCAAAAATTTTGTGATATAGTGGGTTATACTCACATAGAAATGCTCAGTTTAACTTTTCAAGATATCACTCATCCAGACGATATCGCCACTGATATTATTGATAAACAATGCCTCTTGGGCGGCGAAATTTCCAATTACTCAATAGAAAAGCGTTGTCTCAGTAAAAATGGAATGCTTGTCTGGGGAAAAATGAGTTTATCCGCAGTACGCGATCGCACTGGAAAACCACAGTATTTAATTGTTGCCTTTGAAGATATTAGCGATCGCAAACAAGCCGAAGCAGCTCTTCAAGAATCCGAGGCAAAATACCGGGCATTAATGAATGATGCTGGCGACGCAATTATGCTAGCAGATATGCAAGGGAATATCTTAGAAGCCAATAAAAATGCAGAAGAATTATTAGGGTATAAAAAAGAAGAATTAGTGAAAATGCACGCCAGTCAAATTCATCCCCTGCCAGAGAGAAAAAGAGTAATGACCGAATTTATGAAAAGTATCAAAAAAGGGGTAGCATGGTTGCCCAACACTCTGGTACTTCAAAAAGAAGGTCAAACAGTTTGGGTAGATATTAACTCTAGAGTAGTTGAATGGGGTGGCAGTGGCAAAGTCGTGCAGACAATTTTCCGGGATATCACCTACCGAGTACAACTAGAAAACACGCTCAAACAACAAGCTGAAAGAGAACGGTTAGTAAGAGGGATCGCCCAAAATATTCGCGAGTCTTTAAACTTAGAAGAAATTTTAAATACTACAGTTAATAAAGTTAGGGAATTTTTGCAAACTGAGCGTGTAATTATTCATCGGTTCAAAACAGGTGAAAGCGGACAGATAGTTGCAGAATCTATAGCCGATGGTTGGGGTTCAAGCTTAGATTGGGCGATCGGTCATCCCTGGATTACAGAAAATCAACTTTCCAATTCCCCTCAGTTGCGGCAAATTTGCGCCATTGAAGATATCTACACATCTGGTTTAGAACAAAGCCACATCGAGCTACTAGAAACCTTCGAGATCAGAGCAATGTTAGTCATGCCGATCCTGACTGGAGAATATCCTTCTCTACTCTGGGGACTACTAATAGCTCACCAGTGCAGTGGGGTGCGTAAATGGGAACAATTAGAGATTAATTTATTGCAGGAATTAGCAATGCAACTAGCGCTAGGCATTCAGCAATCACAACTTTACCAACAGCTTAAAGAAGCGAATGTCGAACTTCACCAACTCGCAACAGTAGACTGTTTAACTCAAATCGCAAACCGCCGCCGCTTTGATGAGTATTTGCATCAAGAGTGGTGGCGATTAAGCCATGAACAAAAACCTTTATCTTTAATTCTGTGCGACATCGACTTTTTCAAGCTCTATAACGATGCTTGCGGACATCAAGCAGGAGATCGGTGCCTCAAACAGGTTGCTGCTGCAATCCGCGCTGTACTGAAGCATTCAGCAGATTTAGTTGCCCGTTATGGTGGTGAAGAATTTGCAATAATTTTGCCTAATACTGATGCTATTACAGCCCTTAGTATTGCCGAAACTATCCGTTCTACTATCAAAGATATGCGGATTGTTCACAGAGGTTTAGCACCGGATCGGTACATTACTCTCAGTTTAGGAACTACGACGGTAGTTCCAGGGCCTAAAATTTCTCCTGAGAGGCTGATTTCTGCTGCGGATAGGGCTCTGTACTCCGCCAAAGAACAGGGTCGCGATCGAGTTGGGACTATCGAATGTTGA